One window of Candidatus Microthrix subdominans genomic DNA carries:
- a CDS encoding HAD family hydrolase, whose translation MIVALSFDADQTLWDFDAVKRRALRATIAEMERRGDVPAGAVTPEAMDQARDVLVQRFRGATHRLEEVRERSFAEVLTAQGHPTPDAAAAVLVEHYMNIRFNQIELFADVAPAIALLKGRYRLGLLSNGNTYPERCGLHDTFDAVVLGPDHGFEKPDPRAFAMVASQLGVDVTELAHIGDDWDDVEGANAAGATSIYLNRTGDNPGFRSDADHEVRDLDELVGLLDGELRPQA comes from the coding sequence ATGATCGTCGCCCTGAGCTTCGATGCCGACCAGACGCTGTGGGACTTCGACGCCGTGAAACGTCGGGCACTTCGGGCGACCATCGCCGAGATGGAGCGGCGCGGCGACGTGCCGGCCGGCGCCGTCACCCCCGAGGCGATGGACCAGGCGCGGGACGTGCTGGTTCAGCGGTTCCGCGGCGCCACCCACCGGCTCGAGGAGGTGCGGGAGCGGTCCTTTGCCGAGGTGCTGACTGCGCAAGGCCACCCAACGCCCGATGCCGCGGCGGCCGTCCTCGTCGAGCACTACATGAACATCAGGTTCAACCAGATCGAGCTGTTTGCGGACGTCGCCCCGGCGATCGCCTTGCTGAAGGGCCGCTATCGACTGGGTCTGCTCAGCAACGGCAACACCTACCCGGAACGGTGCGGGCTCCACGACACCTTTGACGCTGTGGTGCTCGGCCCCGACCACGGGTTCGAAAAGCCGGACCCCCGGGCGTTCGCCATGGTCGCATCCCAGCTGGGGGTCGACGTCACCGAGCTCGCCCACATCGGCGACGACTGGGACGACGTCGAGGGCGCCAACGCAGCCGGTGCCACCTCGATCTACCTCAACCGGACCGGTGATAACCCCGGGTTTCGATCGGACGCAGACCACGAGGTGCGCGACCTCGACGAACTGGTGGGGCTCCTCGACGGGGAGCTTCGGCCCCAGGCCTAG
- a CDS encoding NYN domain-containing protein produces the protein MSNETSTNAGVAPTASTSGSVARVVEALDAAGIDAEVRHFDESTRTAADAAAALGVLQAQIAKTLVFLADGAPIIVVMGGDDRVDTEALGAALDGATIGRADADSVRSGTGFAIGGVSPAGLPRGLTVLVDRSLSEVGELWAAAGTPKSVYRTSYGELLSVTGGREGLGGPTVNTGRKRGVEHPGVEHPVAEGQSTPLWVIDGNNVMGSAADGWWNDPSAAAARLAERVGRWARSIDAALALVFDGSPDDAISAAAGGNLEVLYARRKGRDAADDRIVEEVEARYGDHPETTVVTSDRGLIGRLPPGVLVTGAGRFLRSLPESS, from the coding sequence ATGAGCAACGAAACCTCTACGAACGCAGGTGTCGCCCCAACGGCGAGCACGTCCGGCAGCGTCGCCCGGGTGGTTGAGGCCCTCGACGCGGCCGGGATCGACGCCGAGGTTCGGCACTTTGACGAGTCGACCCGCACTGCCGCCGATGCGGCGGCGGCCTTGGGCGTGTTGCAGGCCCAGATCGCCAAGACCCTGGTGTTTCTCGCCGACGGCGCACCCATCATTGTGGTGATGGGCGGCGACGACCGGGTGGACACCGAGGCGTTGGGGGCCGCCCTCGACGGCGCCACGATCGGGCGGGCCGATGCGGATTCCGTGCGGTCCGGCACCGGCTTTGCCATCGGCGGTGTGAGCCCCGCCGGGCTACCCCGCGGCCTCACCGTGCTGGTCGATCGCTCGCTCAGCGAGGTCGGCGAGCTCTGGGCGGCGGCAGGCACCCCGAAGAGTGTGTACCGCACCAGCTATGGCGAGCTGCTGTCGGTCACCGGCGGGCGAGAAGGTCTCGGTGGCCCAACGGTGAATACGGGGCGGAAGCGCGGGGTGGAGCACCCGGGGGTGGAGCACCCGGTGGCGGAGGGACAGTCCACGCCACTCTGGGTGATCGACGGTAACAACGTGATGGGATCTGCTGCCGACGGGTGGTGGAACGACCCGTCCGCAGCGGCCGCGCGGCTGGCCGAACGGGTAGGACGCTGGGCCCGGTCGATCGACGCTGCGCTGGCGCTCGTGTTCGACGGATCGCCCGATGACGCGATCTCGGCGGCGGCCGGCGGCAACCTCGAAGTGCTCTATGCCCGACGGAAGGGCCGGGACGCCGCCGACGATCGCATCGTCGAGGAAGTGGAGGCCCGCTACGGCGACCATCCTGAAACAACGGTCGTCACCTCCGA
- a CDS encoding type II toxin-antitoxin system VapC family toxin, giving the protein MFVLDTCIVSELRKSRSQADPGLIGWADGVPATEMYLSTMSLHELELGVLLAERRDRATGSVLRTWLSEAVMPTFARRLLPIDGQVAALAASLHVPDPAPLAGSLIAATALAHDMALVTRNVADFDRFVGLLVINPFET; this is encoded by the coding sequence ATGTTCGTCCTCGATACCTGCATCGTGTCGGAGCTTCGCAAATCCCGATCACAGGCCGATCCGGGTCTGATCGGTTGGGCGGACGGGGTGCCGGCGACGGAGATGTATCTGTCGACGATGTCGCTCCATGAACTGGAGCTCGGCGTGCTCCTGGCGGAACGGCGTGACCGGGCAACCGGAAGCGTCCTGCGAACCTGGCTCTCGGAGGCGGTGATGCCGACGTTTGCGAGGCGCCTGCTCCCGATCGACGGTCAGGTCGCCGCTCTGGCGGCGTCGCTCCACGTGCCCGATCCTGCTCCGCTTGCCGGCTCCCTCATCGCAGCGACCGCGCTGGCGCACGACATGGCCTTGGTCACCCGAAACGTGGCCGACTTTGACCGGTTTGTCGGTCTGTTGGTGATCAACCCGTTTGAGACGTGA